Sequence from the Fulvivirga ligni genome:
TGGAAAGATGTAACCATTGGTTTTACTATCGCTGGTATCATTGCAGCATTTGTTCCTAAATCTTTCTTTCAAACACTCTTTATCGGCACTGGCAGTGGCAATCAGGACTTAAGCTTTCTGCAAATTATGGAACACATTATAGTTGGTCCATTAGCAGCTTTTATGACCTTTATCGGTTCTATGGGAAATATTCCATTGGCTTCTCTTCTTTATTCCAATGGTGTGAGCTTCGCAGGGGTTATGGCTTTCATCTTCAGTGATTTAGTAGTATTTCCTGTGCTCAGAATAAATGCTAAATACTATGGATGGAAAATGGCCTTTTATATACTCATCACGTTGCTTATTGCCTTGATTGGAACCTCTCTCCTACTGCATTATGGATTTAACTTCCTGGACATGTTACCCGAAAACCAAAGTGGCAAGGGCATGCAAGATCAGGAACATTTTCAAATTAACTATACCTTTTTCTTAAACATGGCCTTTTTAGCCATATCTGGTTTATTAATTTGGTTCAAAACTAAAAAACCTAAAAACATGGATATGGAAGGTCATCATCACGGACATGCTATGGCAGATAAAGGTAAGCTAGAAGGGGTACTTAAAGTGTTGGCTATTGTCTCATATATATGGCTAGCAGGCGGCCTTATTGTTCGCTATTTCGTACTCTAATAGTACATCATCCAGAATGTTCTTCTTAATGCCATAGAATAATACTGCTGATTCTAATGGAATGATTTCCAACTGTATTAGCTCCAGGCTAGAGTTATAGCATGCCTCCACCAAATAGGCTCCGAGCCTATTAAGTCTTAACAATTTTTCGAAGTGCTGGCACTCCTTCAGAAAGATACCTTCCCTGCTCAGCAAGGCTGAGCGATCATTTAAGGATAAGTCTTCAAAGATTTCTTTAGGTATCATATAATATTAATATAGTTATTTTCTTATGTTATTTCAACGTACAATGGTTATTATGTAATTAAAGTTTCTGCACTACTTCATAATTTGTTAATTTCCAGCCCGTAAACAATTACCCACTATCTCGTAGCTTGGCGTTCATGAGACATATCTGTGCATTACTGCTTCTTATTGGCTTTTTTCATACCTCGAGGAGTCAGGACATGAAAACTCATAAATTAACATTGGAACCCAATTTTTCTTTGGGTGCAGGCTGGTGGGTATATGACAAAGCCAATATTCAGCAATGGGATCGCTCTCACTACATCGCTAATTTTGATGTAGGCTTCACTGCTTATTACAATATTTCTAAATCATGGAACATAGGCGTAGGTGTAAACCATAGCTGGCTGGATGAAGATGAACTCATCGCTTATAATGATAATGCCAGTAGAAACAAATATTACGTTTCAGATGGCCCAATCAACTTTAACTTTATTTATGCCACCACAGAACTATACCTTATTCATAGCAAGAACTATCGGCTCGGACCTGCTCTAGCCTTTGGCTGCTTTAACACCTCTGCCGAATATGTGGATGATGACCTCGAAGACAAAAAGACCTACTTTAAATTAGGCCTATCGAATGAACTTGGATTGAGCCCACGAAGCAAACTTCACCTTCAATTTCAATACGTATCTATGAACATCAGGCCTGAAAATGCTGGAGATACAAAGCACCTTATCAAAAATTTATCATTCTTATTCGGAGTTAGGTTTAATGTTTTATAAAATCAAATATCTGTTTGCTTTGATCTGTTTTCTTCTGGCTACCCCACTTCTGGCTCAGGAAGAAGCAAAAGAAATAGATGTAAACTTTCTACTCAATTATTATTCTCAAGATGGCGATCATGCTGCGGTAACGGGTGGAATCGGCACTCAGGAGTTGCAAGACAGGGCCAGCGAGATCAGCATTAATATACCTTTGGATTCTATCAGCGATATTTTCTTTCATACTCACGTAAATGTATATAGCTCAGCCTCAACGGATAATATAGATAGCAGAATTTCTTCGGCCTCAAAAGAAGATGTAAGGGCCTCATTTGAAATTGGCTACAACAAAGATTACACCCCTACTCATCAATACTCTGTGAGTGCTGGCGGCTCCACTGAAACAGATTATATATCTACATATTTAAAAGGCGGCTGGTCTGCCTCCTCATCGGACCAGAATCAGACGCTCAACCTGGCTGCCAGCGCATATTTTGATTCATGGCTACCTATTTTTCCTGAAGAAATTAGAGGTACCGATAATGCTGTGATTACTACCAACAAGCGAAACTCATACGCTCTATCAGCCACTTATTCTCAAGTGATCAATCAAAAGCTACAAGCCTCACTACTATTTGATTTGGTTTATCAATCAGGATTACTATCTACCCCTTTTCACCGTGTGTATTTTAAGGATGAAAATATGCCCAAGATTGAGAAATTCCCAGATAGCCGTTGGAAGTACCCTGTGGGTTTAAGGATTAATTATTATTTAAGTGATCTGATTATAAGCAGATTATACTATCGATTTTATGCAGACAACTTTGGTATAACTGCGCATACAGCCAATATTGAGCTTCCTATTTCGGTGACTAATTGGCTCACTTTGAGTCCCTTTTACCGCTTTTATACCCAGACCAAAGCAGATTTCTTTGCACCTTATCAGATGCATAACATTACTGCAGCATATTATACTTCGGATTATGATCTATCTGCTTTCAACAGCCATAAAGTAGGCATGGGCATTTATTACTCACCTTTGTATGGCATCAGCAGAATGAAACTGAGTAAAAACAAGTTATCTATGCTCAAAGGAATCGAGCTCAGAGGGGCACATTATCAACGGGGTGATGGATTGAAAGCTTTCTTAGTAAGCCTGAATTGTAATTTTAAGATTTTGTCTAAGCCGAAGTAAGTTATTCGCTTTTACAAACAGTAACAGATACTCTTCCTTCTCTACCAGAATCCAGGTCCTTATTAGTGCCTATGTTACCTGCAGCTAAAATCACCT
This genomic interval carries:
- a CDS encoding DUF3570 domain-containing protein, encoding MICFLLATPLLAQEEAKEIDVNFLLNYYSQDGDHAAVTGGIGTQELQDRASEISINIPLDSISDIFFHTHVNVYSSASTDNIDSRISSASKEDVRASFEIGYNKDYTPTHQYSVSAGGSTETDYISTYLKGGWSASSSDQNQTLNLAASAYFDSWLPIFPEEIRGTDNAVITTNKRNSYALSATYSQVINQKLQASLLFDLVYQSGLLSTPFHRVYFKDENMPKIEKFPDSRWKYPVGLRINYYLSDLIISRLYYRFYADNFGITAHTANIELPISVTNWLTLSPFYRFYTQTKADFFAPYQMHNITAAYYTSDYDLSAFNSHKVGMGIYYSPLYGISRMKLSKNKLSMLKGIELRGAHYQRGDGLKAFLVSLNCNFKILSKPK
- a CDS encoding permease, with the protein product MSGFLEKWGESANTAVGFFWSALWAFALGYIVSSMIQVFVTQDRMKKSMGSAGAKEVGLATFFGFISSSCSFAALATTKSLFKKGAGFIPSIAFLLASTNLVIELGIVIGIFLSWQFIVGEYVGGILLILISWIFIKITKPQKLIKKVRERFKQEDDEHEMEQPNWRKEIKTFKGWHKVGMQYLMEWKMVWKDVTIGFTIAGIIAAFVPKSFFQTLFIGTGSGNQDLSFLQIMEHIIVGPLAAFMTFIGSMGNIPLASLLYSNGVSFAGVMAFIFSDLVVFPVLRINAKYYGWKMAFYILITLLIALIGTSLLLHYGFNFLDMLPENQSGKGMQDQEHFQINYTFFLNMAFLAISGLLIWFKTKKPKNMDMEGHHHGHAMADKGKLEGVLKVLAIVSYIWLAGGLIVRYFVL